GAAAAAAAAGACTACCAAGCAACACCCCTAAAGAAGCAGCTGATTTACGGTACCAAGCTTGGATATCCAAAATGTTACTTCTCGCTTCATACCGACCCACTATCAGTCTACTACCGGTATCTTCATTAATAGATATTTCTTCTTCAACATGACTTATTGGATTTAATTGTTGAATGTAAAACTCCCCTTCAAGACTTTTATACGTGTATCCATTTGGGTAGAAATCAAATGTGACTACTACTATATAAGGAGTGCTGAGAAGAACAAGAAAAACACCAACAATTAACAAACTTATATATTTATGTTTTTTCATCTTTATGAACAACCTTTACTTTAAAACATCATTATTACCATTATTACACAGGTGTGGTGCCAACTAACAGACAATGGAGAAAAATAATAATGTTATAGCATTGGAATGTGATTAGGAATTGAGGATACAAAAAAGAGTAGATGTTACTTATGTTCTTGGTATAAAGAATAATTGCAGTGTGGAGAAAATAGCGAGGGATTCATCAGTAAGAAAAATCAAGAAATAAAACGATGGAAAGTACCTGTGATCTTTGGTGAATAAAGCTTCGAACATCGTTCATAACCTATTTACAAATCAGGTATTTTTCCATTTCATGTCATATTTATAAATTCGTGCTCTTTTTTTATTTTTTAAATGGGTTTCTTCTGAGCTTAGCTTGTGATTTGCTTGCTCTTGATTTTCCACCTTGCATAGAAGCATTGTAGTGTGTAATCTCTTGGCTAGATTGGTAGTCTTTTTCAAATAGTCCACGAGCTTTTACAAACATATTCATCTTAAAGCCCTCCTTTTATATTGATATTGAGCGATACTCTGCGAAATTTTAAGTAAATCGTAGTAAATTTAATTATTTTACGCCTAACCTTTTTAAAATGAATATATTTTGAAACATACCACACTTGATTTAATTTACAAACTAGTATATAGGAATTAATATAACAAAGTTTGTAAAGCTTATGTTATATAATTAAACACCTTTATTGATAGTGAATGAAGAGTCTTCCACAACATAAGTATCCCTATCTATTATTGTGTTTTCATGATACTAGAATGCAATATTGAAGAAATTCGTTTTTGTTGTTATGATAATAAACAGGAAAGATTTAGAAAATATATTATAAAAGAGGATGAATCTTTTCACTATAAATGGGTGGTGTTTGAATGGCACAATCTTCGAAAACATTATCGAACGATTTAACCGAATTGCTAAGCACCGTTAATCATCATACCTATATTCCAAAAGGGACATTTTTATTTCAAGAAGGACAACTCGCAAATGAATTATATATTATTAAATCTGGTCGTATCCAAATAAGTAAAAACACTCCTGATGGAAAAGAGCTCACTTTACGAATATGTGGCATTAACGAAATCGTGGGCGAACTAACGCTATTTAGTGAAGGAGCGAAATACCTTTTAAGTGCTAAGGCTCTAGAAAATAGCGAAGTCGGAGTTATTAAAAAAGAGGAACTAGAAGAAAAGCTCTCTCATAATAATGCATTAGCTATTGAATTTATGAAATGGATGAGCGACCACTTCCGAAGAACACAAACTAAATTTCGCGACTTAATTTTATACGGTAAAAAAGGTGCTCTCTATTCAACACTGATTCGAATGGTAAATAGTTATGGTGTAGAATCAGCCAATGGATTTTTAATTGATATGAAGCTTACGAACCAAGAATTAGCCGGTTTTTGTGGGACATCACGTGAAGTGGTTAATCGGTTGTTAAGTGATCTAAAAAAAGAGGACATTGTTAGCATTCAAAAAGGTAAGATTACGATTCATAACTTAGACTACTTACGAGATGTCATAGGTTGTGAAAACTGTCCAATTGATATATGTGAAATTGATTAATGGAAGGATTTGCAACCGAAAAAAAACGCCTCTGATTTAATACAGCGACGTTTTCACCCTCCTATATACGACATTTCGATTTTTTCTCGTGATGGAGTGGCTTCATTACGTTCGTCGGAATACCGATCATCTCTTCTACTCCATATGTTCTGAATTTCACTTGTGATATAAGATATTGAGTTACTTTGTAATAAGTATTTTAAATCATATCCTTTATTAGCGAATAAACATGTATATAATTTTCCATCTGCAGAAATTCTGGCTCTAGTGCAACTAGAACAGAAAGATTCAGAAACAGATGTGATAAATCCAATTTCCCCAATAGCACCTTGATATTTATACCGTTGGGCAACTTCTCCAAAGTAATTGGAATCTACCAGTGATAGATCAAAGTGTTGTGTTAGCTGATCTAAAATCTCTTTCTTTGTCATCACATTCTTAAAGTCCCATCCGTTACTATTTCCGACATCCATATATTCAATAAAGCGTAAGGAAATATCCTGATCTTTGAAATAACTGGCCATCGGGATAACTTGATGGTCATTCATTCCTTTTTTGACAACCATGTTTAACTTCACACCTAGCCCCGCTCGTTTAGCAGCATCTATCCCTTTTAGTACAGGACTAACCCCTACATTCCTGCCATTTATTTCTTTAAAAACATCATTATGAATCGCATCTAAGCTAATATTGACCCGCTTCAATCCTGCTTTCTTTAATTGCTGTGCATACTTGGGTAAATAAATACCATTTGTCGTTAAGCCTATGTCTTCTATTCCCTCTATGTTCACTAGCTTCTTGATTAACTCATCAAGGTTGCTTCTAAGTAATGGCTCTCCACCTGTAATGCGAATCTTCTTCACCCCTAAATGGGCGAAAGACGTAGCTAACGTTTCTATTTCCTCAAAGGAAAGCAAGTCACATTCGTTCATAAACGGATGATCCACCCCAAAAATCTCTGCTGGCATACAGTACGTACATCTAAAATTACATCGGTCGATTACCGATATTCGCAAATCTTGTAATGGTCGATTATACACATCTTTGTTGTTCATTATATCCCACCTAACTTTCTAGTTATCTACCATTCATTTGTTGGTATTATTTGAAGAGCTTCACCTTTGAATGTTCGTTCACCAAACAATGTAATTAGTTTACAAGAGGGAATACATCCTCCACCGTCGCTTTGAATAATATCATATTCTGCAAGCATTCCACTTCCAATTTCCTGACCTTTATCTAGTACTCTAACTTTTTGCCCTTCTAATGTGCGCAAACTTGCTCTTAGCAAAAAGGTTGACCACTCTTCCCAATTCGTTACAATATAAGCTCCTTCTCCATTTCCTAAATAACCTAATAAACATTCAGACTCATCTAAGTCTCCAACTGTTCTCTCTTGTATAGACTTGATAAGATGATGGATAGCACGATATTGTTCTAACGTTAGGTCTCCTCGGAATTGAATCAATAGGCTGTTCTCTTCTAGATTTGGATACAGATTGCATATCTGTCCCTCCCCGAAGGTGAAGCACTTTGATGTAGACTTTAATCTCTCATCTTGTAAAGCTACTTGTAAAAGGGTATTATTACAATCGGTCAAGGTTGCTTGAAGCATAAGTCTCACTCCTCTCCTTCGTCAGTTCGTTACGCACGCTCATGTTTATCAAGCTTACGCCACTTTCCATAGAAGAGTAAGGCTATGAATGATGAAGCGATTGCGATGATTGTGTACATATAAACATGTTCAAATTCCTTACCAAAAAAAGCTTCTATCGTCCATTGAAGCATTACGACATTGAGGAAAATACTACATAATATAGCTACCCAACATATTTTTTTACCCATGGCGTACTTCCCTCCCAACAGCGTAGACGACATCCCCTTTTACCTCTAACAAAATCTTCGGTAATTCACGCTGAGGAGGTCCAGCCATTGGTTGACCTGAATCAACGTTAAAGAAACCACGATGGCACGGGCATAATAATACTTCTTCTTTTTTTTCATAAAAAACTGGACACTGAAGATGGGTACATTTATTGTTATACGCTTTTAATTCTCCATTTTTCGTATGAACTAATAATGCAGGTTCACTATCAGTTGGATAATGAAACTCTAGTGATTCTCCCTTTGGTAGTTCAGAGAGCTTCCCTATTTCTACTTTCTCTGAATCCTCTTCCCTGTCATCCATCATGGCTTTGATGGAAAAAGGTAGTGTAGCAATTCCTAATGTAAGAGAAGCCCCTACTGCTGATTTTAAAAACGCTCGTCGATTAAATCGTAGATCTTCGCTTCTGTTTAAGTTATCGACTAAATTAATCATATCGTCGTCAGCTTTACGCTGGTTTTGTCTTTGATTTTGATTGTTCTTTTCATCCACCATTCTGTTCATCCTCCTTACATGCCGATACCCTTTATAGTTCTATCAATCACTATAAACGCCAAAGAATTCAGGCACGTACTCCCATTTGTTTCCTTCTTGAGGTTTCTTTCCTTCTACTAAATTCATTTGAGTACGCTTACGACGAAGTTGCATCATTTCATCATAATCAATAAAACGAATGGCATCACTAGGACAAACAGATGCACACATCGGAGCAATATCATGTTTAGATCGGTCATAGCACATATCACATTTGTACATTTTGTTTTCTTCAAAATCGAACTTAGGAATACCAAATGGACAACCAAACGTACAATTTCGACACCCGATACATTTCTCTTCCATAGCAGAAAGGACGACACCTTCTTCGGTAATTTGAATCGCATTTGCCGGACACACTCGTGCACAAGCAGGGTCCTTACATTGCATACAAAGCATTGGGTAGGTTTGGCGACTTTCCATGAAATCTACATACTCTACATAGTTACGTTCCTTCGCATCATGGTCCCCACATTCTCTACAAGCAGCTTGACAAGCTCGACACCCGATACAACGCTCAAATTCAAGATACATAATTTTATTCATGATTTGACCTCCTTAAAAGTGGTAGCCTTCTCTAGATAGGAGAAGGCATCTCATATTTTGCTACTTTTTGTATCTTCACAGCACATACTTTAAACTCTGGCATGCGAGAAATAGGATCTAAGCATGGATTTGTTAATTGATTGACAGACAATTCTTTGCCCCAATGATAAGGAATAAATACCGTATCTTCTCGAATTGCTTTCGTTAATTTCACTTCAACAGTCATGGAAGAACGTCTTGTAGTTAATTTACAGAAGTCTCCATTTTGGAAATTATATTGACTAGCAAGCTCTGGATGCATCTCTACATATGGCATCGGACACTGTTCCATCAGAAAATCTACTCGTCGTGTTTGGTTACCAGTTAAGTAGTGGTACACCACTCTTCCTGTCGTCAAAATGTGCGGATAATCCTCTGTAGGAATTTCTCCTGGTTCCCGCCAATCTACGATAGCTAAATTTGCTTTCCCGTCTTCTGTGGCGAATCGTTCTTTAAACATGGTTGGTGTTCCTGGATGATCCTCAGAAGGACAAGGCCAAAACACCCCATCTTGTTCGTCAATCTTGTCGTACGTAACTCCGTAATAGTCGGCTTTTCCACCTTTGGTAGCTATACGGAATTCTTCGAAAATTTCACTAACATTTTTATAATCAAAATATTTTCCTTTACCCATACGTTTAGCAATCTCACTCATAATTTCCCAATCTGTTTTGGAATCCCCGTATGGTTCACGTACTTTTCGGATGCGTATTACTCTACCTTCAATATTCGTCGTAGTCCCTTCATCTTCAGCCCAGGAAGTAGCTGGAAGTACGACGTCAGCGTATTCTGCTGTTTCAGATAAGAAAAAATCACTGACAACTAAGAAATCCAACTTTTTAAAGCCGTCCCAAATGTATTCTGTATTCGGTGCAGAAACAGCTGGATTACTACAAATAACATGCATCGCGCGAATATTGCCTTTTTGAATTTCATCAAACATTTCGTATGCAGAGACTCCTGGTTTTGGCATCTCTTCAGGGTCAATCCCCCACACACTTGAGATATATTTTACTGCTTCTGGATCTGTTAATTTACGATACCCTGGTAACAAGTCTGATTTTTGTCCGTGTTCACGACCACCTTGCCCATTTCCTTGACCAGTAAAGGTTGCTACTCCAGAAGCAAATTTACCAATATGACCTTTTAATAGAGACATAGACGAATATAGGGCAACGTTATCTACACCTTTGGATTGCTGCTCCACACCACGAGCGAACATGACGACTGAACGCTTTGAACGTCCGAAAATATGGGCAGCTTTTAGAATCTTTTCAACAGAGATGCCGGTTTTTTCGGCAGTATATTCAGGAGTGAACTGTGCTACTTGTTCTATTAGTTGCTCATAATTATTGCATCGTTCCTGAACGTACGCTTCATCTACATAACCCTCTTTAACAAGAATATGCATCATTCCATTCGCTAAGGCGGAATCAGTTCCAGGTTTTAAATCTAAATGAACATCTGCAACACGCGCAGTTGGCGTTTCCCGAGGGTCAACGACAATCATTTTTGCACCTTTGTCCTTGGCTTTCCAAAACCATTGAATACTAGTAGGATGACATTCTGCTGTATTTGAGCCAGCCATAAAGAAACAATCACTATGCTCAAGTTCAGGCCATGGAAGTGTTGACCCTCTATCTACACCAAATGTTCTAATAAATCCTCCTGCAGCAGAACTCATACAAAACCTACCATTATAATCAATATACCTAGTGCCTAACGCTACCCGTGCGTACTTCCCTACCAAATAACATTTTTCGTTTGTCATGGAGACCCCACCGAAAACAGACAACGCATCTTTTCCGTACTCAGACTGTAGGCCTTTGTAGTTCTTCTCTATTACATCTAGTGCCTCTTTCCATGATGCTTCCACGAACTTACCATTCTTCTTAATAAGAGGCTTTTTGATACGGTCTTCATGTTCAATAGTTTGATAGGCTGTCACACCTTTAGGGCACATTTTCCCCATCGTTACTGGCCAGTCATAACGCGGCTCTACACCTCTTACCTCACCAGTACGTTTGTGGACTCGAATATGCATTCCACATTGCATTCCACAATAACAGCAGTGCGTTGTAATTAGTTTTTCATCTTTGTGCTGTAAATTCTTCACGCCTTTTTTTGCGACAAAATCACTCATTACTGATCCCCTCCATGTACCGTTGTTTGTTTGTTTTCACTTGAATCACTTTCATAAAAGTCTTCGCTTCGTTTCTTTCCAAATCCGGACATTTGTATCCCATTTCTCGTTTCGATAGGCTGGAATGGATTTCCTTGGGATCCTCCCATATTTAATTGCTTCATCACCCGAATTCTCCTTCGGCAAGCTGGACAATAATCAGCTAAAAAGGTGCCATCCTCTAACTGCAAATCAAAAGATTGAACATCCAATATCCCTTTTACATCACTAATTTGATCATCATTACTATACATTGCACCACAGCTATGACATGGTCTTGTATCGATTTGAACTTTTTCTTGATAGTTCATCGGAACTGCTGTCGTAAGTGGACGTATTGGTAAATGAAATAGCTTACCAAACGGAAAATAAATCAATAAAATGACTACTGTTACTTGATGAATCAATGTTAAATAGTGGTGCATGAAGCCTTCTAACAATACATATGAGACAGTTAAAAATAATCCTGTTATCGTAACAGCAAGTAAGATATATAAAGGTAGAATGTCAAATTCGAATCGTTGAGTAACTTTTACATCATTGTCTTTAATGCGTCGATAGAGTGCCATACAAGCTCCGATTAATACTAAGGACGCTGTTATATTTAAGCCATTGTAGATTATTTCAGCTAATAGGCCATGGGCCGGCATAATCATCGTTGGTATATTGAACACGACAATTTGATATGTTTCAGGATCAATTAGATCAAATCGCATCCAACCAAAAGTTAATCCAAATGTGATCGCAAACGAACCAATACACCCCCATGAAATCAACCAATGTTGAATTCCTCGATACAGTCCTCTTTTAAATATGAATTTCTGAAGAAAGATATTTTCAAGAGCAGTTATGAAGACGGATTTTAAGTTTCTATTTTTCCGCTCGCGTGTTCGTAAATTTTTAAAGCTTCTATGAATGACCTTATGTGTAGCAGGACGTAATAACCAAGCACACATTCGGATAGTTAAGCCTATTGCAAAAATCAATGAGGATAATAAATAACCTAATAAGGCCATATCCATATGCTTAAACTGACCTGTAGAAATCCATACCGATATCGATAATATCAACACAACAAAAAATGCATACATACTCGTTTTGGAATAAAACGATTTTTCTATACTGCTCATTCCTTTTCCCCCTTTGTCCTATTGGAATAGAGCTATCTTGGACGTCGTTGTTATTAATATCATTGTAAAGGTCCATCCCATCACTAAACTGTGATGAATGTCACTATTTGATCTGAAGTTTCATTGGTGTTGTTTTTTTGTCACAAATAAAAGCTGTCTAGTCTTATGGAAACCTTTACAATTAAGTGAACATAGCAATCCTTCATTACAAAGTGTGATAGATATCACTTCTTGTTTGCTTCTCACTCGTTACAATAAAACAAAAGAGAATGAGGAAGGATGAGATAGAATGTTCTCAGGAGAAGTTATTGCTATAACAAGTGGTAAAGGTGGTGTTGGAAAGTCAACCGTATCCGTAAATCTTGCTCTAGCATTAAAAAAGCTTGGAAAAAAGGTCGCTATAGTAGATCTAGATATATATGGGTTTAGTGTTCCTAAGTTATTAGGAATCTCAGCTAGACCAAAAACAATAAATGAACGAATTATACCTGTAGAAGCGCACGGTGTTAAAGTCATGTCGATGGGATTCCTCATTAAAGGAAATGAACCTGTTGTATGGAGAGGGCCAATGCTTGGTAAAATGGTCAATCATTTTTGGAGTGATGTACAATGGGGAGAACTTGATTATATGATCTTGGACTTACCACCAGGTACTGGGGACGTCGCGCTCGATATGCACCAACTTATTCCACAAAGCAAGGAAATTATAGTGACCACACCTCATGAAGCTGCTACACACGTAGCAGAACGCGCGGGGTCTATGGCAATCAAAACGGATCATGAAATTATTGGTGTCGTAGAGAATATGGCATTCTTCACACCACCTGGTACAAAGGATCAATATTTTCTATTTGGAAAAGGTGGAGGAGAAACATTAGCTGATACATTGAACACAGAATTAATTAGCTCTCTACCCATAGAACCACCTTATCCAGACGGAACAACACCTGTTTTGTATGAAGAAGGCACTGTCCTACATGATTATTTCTTATCGTTGGCTAAGAACGTTTTAGTAAAGACGAACCAAACTTCCAGAGTGTAATTGTAATAGAGGATTTCACTAAAGACAGATTCATAACGAATTAATTCACATCTGAATTAACTCGCTACTAAGCTAGATTCTTAATTAAACACAAAAAAGCTCAGAGAAAAAACTGAGGTGCCCCCTGTCAAGTAGACAGTGGAAATAATATAAAGTCTTAAGCGGCTTTAGCTCTATATTCCATAGGGCTAAGGCCGTTTAATCTTTCTTGATATCTTTCATGATTGTAAAAGTATATGTATTCCTCTACGGCTGAAGGCAATTCTTCGTACGTATCGTACTTATGTAAATAATACTTCTCACATTTAAGTGTTCCCCAGAAGGATTCCATTGGCCCATTATCTATACACCTACCCACTCTAGACATGCTTTGGTGTATTCCTGCTTTATCTATCTTTCGTTTAAAACCATGTGAAATATATTAAAACCCACGATCACTATGCTGGAAATCCCACATTTCCTTACCACCTCACGTATCGAGTACCTTCCTGATAAATAGGCTTTGACCGCATTCAGCTTAAACTCTTTTGAGTAGGATGTATTTGATTTTGCTTCTTCAAGTCCAGCTTCACCAAGAGTTTCAAACTTATGTATCCAGAATCGAATCGTAGACCAATTCAAGTTATACATAGAAGCAACCTCATTGATGGAATAATGTTCGTTACGAATAAGGTTAATAATAGTAAGTCCACAGTGGAAAAAGAACTTCTCGACATACAAAAAACCCCCTAAGATAAACAGTTTTATTTTATACTGTCTACCTTAGGGGGAGCATCTCATTTTTTCTAAGCTTTTTGTTATTTAACTTCACCTCCCCATATATATTGCTGAAGATTCGTATGGGATTCCTATACCATTTTCATACATAATAGTCCGCTACATTGAAAAGGAGGATATGGTACAACTCGCTTGCGGTGATGACCTATCACCAGAATGTGGTATATAGCATTCACTTTTTCTGAGTAGAAGTGAAAATCATCTCTGGAAATAGTCTTTTAAATAAATGCTCAATTGTTGAATAAACAATTTTATTAAACGACATTTCTTTCGTAAGCCAAACCTCTCGTTTACTCCTTAGCTATAACTATTAACATTTCACTTTTGCATTTTTTCTGGAGTAGTAGTACCAACAGATTACTAGGCTAATGGAATAGTATCCAAGGAATAAATATAAAGCGATGTTTGCCGTTCCGAATGTAGATAAGGACCAACCGAAAACCTTTGGAATGACAAATGCTCCGTATGCTGCTATGGCAGCTGTGAAACCTAAGATTGGCGCAGCTAAATTTGCTTTTTCCCCTACGAATATGAATGGGATCATTCGGAATGTAGACCCATTCGCAATGCCTGTTGCAAAGAATAGAACAACGAACATTGTTACGAAACCGCCAACATTTCCAGCATTAAGGAAATATAATACTCCGAGCGTTGCTACAATAAGTAATAAAATATCATAGAAAGTAACTTTTGCTCCACTTCCAACTTTATCAGCAAGCCAACCACCAACTGGACGAATACCTGCTCCTACTAATGGTCCTAAGAACGCTAATGCAACAGCATTTGTCTCTGGAAATTCAGAATTTATCAATAAAGGAAACGCTGCAGAGTAACCAATAAAGGATCCAAAACACATCGTATATAACCAAGCCATAATCCATGTGTGTTTCTCTTTAAACATAGCTGATTGTTGTTTAAATGATTGCTTCGCTTCTGGTAAGTTATCCATTCCAAAAAACGCTAGGATTGTTACAAACAAAATCGGTAACACCCAAACAAAGGCAGCGTTTTGAATAAATATATTATTGCCCTCAGTCAATTCCTGGCCTCCCCCAAAAAGCATCCCTAACCAAGGTACAAATATGATAATCGGTGTTACAAATTGAACTAAACTAACACCTAGATTTCCTAACCCAGCATTAATACCATTAGCGGTACCCTTTTTGTGCTTTGGAAAGAATGGACTAATATTTGCCATGGAAGAAGAGAAGTTACCTCCTCCAATCCCACACAATGCAGCTAACAATGCCATTACAACAAATGGTGTTCCTGGATTTTGAACTGCAATTCCAATTCCGATGGCTGGCAATAATAATGCCCCTGTGCTAATTACTGTCCAATTTCGTCCCCCTACAATACCAGGCATAAATGTAAAGAAAATTCGAAGTGTTGCTCCTACTAAACCTGGCAATGCTGCAAGTGTAAATAATTCACTCTGTGAAAATGCAAACCCAACTTGGTTTAAACGAACTGCTGTAACAGACCATATCTGCCACACGACAAATGCTAACATAAGAGCCATTACAGAGATCCAAAGATTTCGACTTGCTCGCTTCTTTCCTTCACGCTCCCAAAATTCCTGGTTTTCAGGATTCCAAACCACTTCTAATTTTTCAATTCCCATCTATATTCCCCTCCCGCTTTTTTAAAAACGTAAATAGATTCATCATGGCCAATGATTTCTTACGTTTATAGTAAGAGAGAGAATGGGTTTACAGATGTGACTTATATCACACTTTCGCGTGTTGTCAAATAGTGTTCACAAACAAGATGTGAAATGTTCACAAATCGATTGCGTGCTCTTCCCATTTCAATCACTTTCTGGTTGTATAACATACGTTAAAGTAAGTAATAAAAAGGATAAGAATATACTTATCGCTACATATAACCAAGCTGTTCTCATTTCGCCTGATTCCATCGCTACATAAATAGCAGTTGGAATGGTTTGTGTTTTTCCGGGTATGTTTCCTGCAAACATCAATGTAGCACCAAATTCACCAAACGCTCTCGTGAAGCTTAGAAGTCCACCTGTAACTAAAGCCTGTTTAGCTAGTGGAAGTGACACTCGTCCGAACACTTGAAATTCATTTGCCCCATCAACCCGAGCAGCTTGTTCAATATCGTGATTGATTTGTCTAAAACCCACCTTGGCACTCTGATACATCAAAGGAAAAGCTACAACTGAGGCAGCAATAACAGCAGCTGTAGAGGTAAAAAGGATAGATTGATTAAATAAAATGTTGATTCCCCTCCCTACAAGACTGTTTTCACCAAAGAATACAATTAACATAAAACCAATAACGGATGGTGGTAATACAATAGGTAGTAACAGAGCTGTATCAATGAATACTTTCCCTTTAAATGTTGCAGAACTTAATCGTTTCCCTAACAAGGTACCAATAAAAACTACTAGAAGTGTAGCTATCGAGGCAACAACAATTGACAATTGAATTGGCGACCAAAACTGTTCGTACATATTTTCACCTACATCTATTCCTTAATCTTAAGTGGTACAAAACCAGAATCCTCAAACACCTTCTGAGCCTTGGAATTTGTTAAGAAGGAAACAAAACTATTGGCAATGGTTTTATTCGAAGAATCGTCAATCACGCCTATAGAATACATGATTTGGGAATATGTATCTTCACTAACTCGTTTCATGACTTGCACCTTATTGGAAGAGCGAGCATCAGATTGATAAACAATCCCCCCCACTACAGAACCTTGCTCAACAAGAGACAGAACATGACGGACATCCTTTGCATACACAAGCTGTTTTTGTAATGTCTCCCACAATCCAATTGATGTTAAAGCTTCTTTAGCATACATTCCTGCAGGTACAGTATTTGGATGGCCAATCGCAAACTTTTGATTACTCTGAGCTAAGTCATTAAAAGTCATCACTTTTTCTTCCCTTTTTGATTTAATAACAACAAGTTGATTAGATAACAAGTCAACAACACCATCCTGTCTCATCTTTTCTTCATTGATTAAATCAAGAACATTCTGCTTATTCGCAGATATATAAACATCCACAGGAGCTCCTTGTACAATTTGATTTTTTAATGCACCTGAACCACCATAATTAAAAAAAAGCTCAATTTTGGGGTTTTCTTTTTCAAATTGTTCTTGTAATGTAACTAATGGTTCTTTCAAACTAGCAGCAGCAGATATGGTTATCTCCTTTGTTTGGGAAGGTTTTATACTATTACATCCAACCATTGAAATACTTAAAACTAGCAGTACTATGAGTTTGAACCAAGTGTTTATAGTCATGCCTTTTTCTCCTTGCTCTAACTTAAATAACGATAGTATAAATTTTTCGCTTCAGAAATATCATTCGTTCCGTGAATAAAAACTCTTCCATCA
This genomic stretch from Pontibacillus yanchengensis harbors:
- a CDS encoding MFS transporter; the protein is MGIEKLEVVWNPENQEFWEREGKKRASRNLWISVMALMLAFVVWQIWSVTAVRLNQVGFAFSQSELFTLAALPGLVGATLRIFFTFMPGIVGGRNWTVISTGALLLPAIGIGIAVQNPGTPFVVMALLAALCGIGGGNFSSSMANISPFFPKHKKGTANGINAGLGNLGVSLVQFVTPIIIFVPWLGMLFGGGQELTEGNNIFIQNAAFVWVLPILFVTILAFFGMDNLPEAKQSFKQQSAMFKEKHTWIMAWLYTMCFGSFIGYSAAFPLLINSEFPETNAVALAFLGPLVGAGIRPVGGWLADKVGSGAKVTFYDILLLIVATLGVLYFLNAGNVGGFVTMFVVLFFATGIANGSTFRMIPFIFVGEKANLAAPILGFTAAIAAYGAFVIPKVFGWSLSTFGTANIALYLFLGYYSISLVICWYYYSRKNAKVKC
- the modB gene encoding molybdate ABC transporter permease subunit gives rise to the protein MYEQFWSPIQLSIVVASIATLLVVFIGTLLGKRLSSATFKGKVFIDTALLLPIVLPPSVIGFMLIVFFGENSLVGRGINILFNQSILFTSTAAVIAASVVAFPLMYQSAKVGFRQINHDIEQAARVDGANEFQVFGRVSLPLAKQALVTGGLLSFTRAFGEFGATLMFAGNIPGKTQTIPTAIYVAMESGEMRTAWLYVAISIFLSFLLLTLTYVIQPESD
- the modA gene encoding molybdate ABC transporter substrate-binding protein, with product MTINTWFKLIVLLVLSISMVGCNSIKPSQTKEITISAAASLKEPLVTLQEQFEKENPKIELFFNYGGSGALKNQIVQGAPVDVYISANKQNVLDLINEEKMRQDGVVDLLSNQLVVIKSKREEKVMTFNDLAQSNQKFAIGHPNTVPAGMYAKEALTSIGLWETLQKQLVYAKDVRHVLSLVEQGSVVGGIVYQSDARSSNKVQVMKRVSEDTYSQIMYSIGVIDDSSNKTIANSFVSFLTNSKAQKVFEDSGFVPLKIKE